GGGCTGCTGAACATCGGCGAGTTTCACGGGGGCCTGACCTCGGCGGTGGACCGGTTGCATTATGTGCTGTTTGCGCAGGCGCTGGTGCTGGTGTGGCGTCTGGACGAGCGGTATTTTGCGTATGCGCTGCTGGTGGGAGGGGTGCCTGGGCTGACGCATATCTACTGGTCGTATCCGCGACTGATGATGATGGCGTTTCCGATGTTTATCGGGCTGGCGGTGTATTTGCGGGAGGGACTGGCGCGGTGGGTTTTGTGGTATTTGGTGGCGCTGATGGGGACGTTGCAGTTGTATTTCACGGCGTTGTACGTGCATAATCGCTGGGCGAGTTGAGGGGGAATGCCATTCGGCAAGACGCCAAAGGGAGAATGCGGAGCGCAAGTGCTACTTGAAACCGGGTTAATTGGACATGAACGAGCAAGGATCACCAGACAAAGTGGCAGTGGATGAATCTCCGCAAGCATTGTTGTCGCGTTGGGCGGCGGGGCGAGTGGTGGTGGAGGTGATGTCGGACCCGCGGCGTTTTTGGATATTTTTTTTGGTGGGCTTTTTGAGCTTGGTGGTGGTGGCGGAGTTGTTTCGCGGATTACGGCATAATCCGCATGCGGACGTTCAATTATACCAAAAGGTGGCACTGAATACCTTGGACGGGCGATTGCCTTACCGCGATTATGTGCTGGAGTACCCGCCTTATGCCGTGCCGTTTTTTCTGGTGACGGCGTTGCAGTCCGGCGAGCGCGGTCATTTGGCCGCGTTCTCAGCGCAAATGCTATTGGTGGACTGGCTGGTAAAAGGACTGTTGCTGTGGATGGTGTTTCGTTGGTGGCGGGAGCAGGAGGCTGCCGCGTCACCAGGTGAGGGGCCAGCGGCGGCGGTGTATGCGCCGACGGCCCGGATGTTTCTGCCACTGGTGGTGTTTTGCCTGTGCACGGCGCCGAACCACTTTTTTTATCTGCAACGGTACGACCTGATCCCGGCAGCCTTGTGTTTGGGGGTGTTGCTGGCATGGTGGCGTCAGCGGCAGGGCCTGGCGGGTGTGCTGTTGATGTTGGCCATCGGGGCCAAGCTGTATCCGGTGGTGTGGGTGCCGCCCTTGGTGGTGCTGGCGTGGCGGACGGGGCGGCTCAGGCCGTTTGTCCTGGGTTTGACGGCGGGGGCTGCGCCGCTGGTGCTTTTGGGGCTGGGGCTGCCCTGGTGGCGTTTCCTGGGCTTTCACGCTGAACGCGGCCTGCAGGTGGAGAGCCTGTTTGCGTCGGTCATCTGGCTGGGGAAACATCTGGGGTTATGGGCCGCGGAATATCGTTCGATCAAAGCGTGGCTGGAGGTGACGGGGCCGGTGGCGGAGCGGTTATTCCCGGTAGCGCGGGCGGTGTTCGTGGTGGCGACACTGGCCGGCGTGGCGGCGGCCTGTTGGCGGGCGCAGCGGGCCAAGGAAGGCTTGAGCCTGCCGGAGCTGGCGCAAACGCTGCTGTTGCCGTTGCTGGCGTTTGTGGCGTTCAACATCATTTTGAGTCCGCAGTACCTGATCTGGCTGGCCGTGGTGGTGGCGGTGGCGGCACTGGGGCCTTGGACGCCGCCGCTGCTGTTGATCACGGTGGCCGCTTTTATCACCCCCATCATTTTTCCGGGTTACCATTACAGCACGGGCGGGTCGCTGTTAGAATCGGTGATCACGGTAATTCGCAACGGTCTGTTGGTGCTGGCGGCGGCCCAACTTTTTCGGCAGATGCGTTCGACGCCATGAAACGGCGGTGTCCACGGGTATGGCGGCGGGGCTTCACGTTGGTGGAGCTGCTGGTGGTGGTGGGCATCATGGCGCTGTTGGCGGCGCTGGTGATGCCGGCTTTGGGGGCGGCCAAACGGCGGGCGGCCACGGTGCGGTGTTTGAACAATCTGCGGCAGTTGCAAGTGGCGTGGCAGATGTACGAGGTGGATCATCACGAGTTGCCCCCCAACAATGACCAGCCGGGCGCAGGGCAAAGCGCCGAACATCCCAGTTGGGTGGCGGGCTGGCTGCGGCTGGACAACGAGCAGGGGGACAAGCGGCAGTCCGTGGACACGGAGCTGCTCGTGGGCGCGAAGTACCGTCCGTTTGGGTCGTTGGGGCCTTATACCCGAAATCCGCAGCTCTACAAATGCGCGCACGACCGCAGCACGGTGCGAATTGACGGGGTGGATTTGCCGCGCACGCGCACGGTGGCGATGAACGCCTACATGAACGGTTCCGGCGTGTGGCAGGATACCAACTACGTGACGTTTCGGCGCTCGGCGCAAATCCCCAACCCCGCGGGGATGTGGGTGTTTATTGAGGAGCGGGAGGATTCAATCAATGACGGATACTTTGCGGTGGCCATGGCGGCCCGGTACGCGATCATTGACACGCCGGCCCAATACCACGAAGGGGCGGCGGTGGTGTCATTTGCCG
The sequence above is drawn from the Verrucomicrobiia bacterium genome and encodes:
- a CDS encoding glycosyltransferase 87 family protein, with the protein product MNEQGSPDKVAVDESPQALLSRWAAGRVVVEVMSDPRRFWIFFLVGFLSLVVVAELFRGLRHNPHADVQLYQKVALNTLDGRLPYRDYVLEYPPYAVPFFLVTALQSGERGHLAAFSAQMLLVDWLVKGLLLWMVFRWWREQEAAASPGEGPAAAVYAPTARMFLPLVVFCLCTAPNHFFYLQRYDLIPAALCLGVLLAWWRQRQGLAGVLLMLAIGAKLYPVVWVPPLVVLAWRTGRLRPFVLGLTAGAAPLVLLGLGLPWWRFLGFHAERGLQVESLFASVIWLGKHLGLWAAEYRSIKAWLEVTGPVAERLFPVARAVFVVATLAGVAAACWRAQRAKEGLSLPELAQTLLLPLLAFVAFNIILSPQYLIWLAVVVAVAALGPWTPPLLLITVAAFITPIIFPGYHYSTGGSLLESVITVIRNGLLVLAAAQLFRQMRSTP
- a CDS encoding type II secretion system GspH family protein, which codes for MKRRCPRVWRRGFTLVELLVVVGIMALLAALVMPALGAAKRRAATVRCLNNLRQLQVAWQMYEVDHHELPPNNDQPGAGQSAEHPSWVAGWLRLDNEQGDKRQSVDTELLVGAKYRPFGSLGPYTRNPQLYKCAHDRSTVRIDGVDLPRTRTVAMNAYMNGSGVWQDTNYVTFRRSAQIPNPAGMWVFIEEREDSINDGYFAVAMAARYAIIDTPAQYHEGAAVVSFADGHVDKKKWQEATTQPPLRPGVHLSGVPFYTPPTDRDMRWLVEHTSVPARP